The following are encoded in a window of Sebastes umbrosus isolate fSebUmb1 chromosome 7, fSebUmb1.pri, whole genome shotgun sequence genomic DNA:
- the LOC119490917 gene encoding zona pellucida-like domain-containing protein 1: MTLYLCLPLLAVLLQPTLCLYNCSSEYERIPDNADMMVDCGTSTITLEINLCTAQWAGFNTTDLAMNGNHNTTECQGSIDTSVDPPVIRYLLPVNHSQSNPCRQSLQIVDETPDPTGPFSSFLTIQSVIITGFINTPKSDQGVISYSTDLYYHFSCRYPLEYLINNTQIVASSVSVATSDNNGSFIDTLKMSVYNDSDYSNPLVVPPKGIVLRTRIHVEVKAVNLTGNFHLLLDHCFATPTPYNTTHSEQHNFFTGCNVNQRTTVTSNGLSMVARFNFEAFRFVQHRDQAKSSIYLHCIMRLCEPSKCQELLSACTNKRRKRSVAAFGEESRESATVTVGPLYTAAGEDKPYAAAYSNDVASERDNVDVTGLVVGVLFGSAAAALLVLGGWFALKKFYWAGGLPHSFN; the protein is encoded by the exons ACAATGCGGACATGATGGTTGACTGTGGCACTAGTACAATCACCCTGGAGATCAACCTGTGCACGGCTCAGTGGGCCGGCTTCAACACCACAGACCTGGCCATGAACGGGAACCACAACACCACGGAGTGCCAGGGCTCCATCGACACCAGCGTGGACCCTCCAGTCATCCGTTACCTGCTTCCTGTCAACCATAGCCAGAGTAACCCCTGCCGCCAGTCTCTGCAG ATTGTGGATGAGACCCCGGACCCCACAGGTCCATTCAGCAGCTTCTTGACCATCCAGTCAGTTATCATCACCGGGTTCATTAACACACCCAAATCTGACCAGGGGGTGATCAGCTACTCCACAGACCTCTACTATCACTTCTCCTGCCGCTACCCGCTGGAGTACCTCATCAACAACACACAGATTGTGGC CTCCTCAGTTTCCGTGGCGACCAGCGATAATAATGGGTCCTTCATTGACACATTGAAAATGAGTGTTTATAAT GACTCTGACTATAGCAACCCGTTAGTGGTACCTCCAAAAGGAATTGTGCTCCGAACCAGGATCCACGTGGAGGTCAAGGCTGTTAACCTTACAGGAAA TTTCCACTTACTGTTGGATCACTGTTTTGCCACTCCCACTCCTTACAACACGACGCATAGTGAGCAGCACAACTTCTTCACCGG CTGTAATGTGAACCAAAGGACAACTGTGACAAGCAATGGCCTATCCATGGTTGCCCGGTTTAACTTCGAGGCCTTCCGCTTTGTTCAGCACCGCGACCAGGCAAAGTCCAGCATCTATCTGCACTGCATAATGAGACTCTGTGAGCCCAGCAAATGTCAAGAGCTGCTGTCT gCCTGTActaataaaagaagaaaaagatctGTGGCCGCTTTTGGAGAAGAAAGCAGGGAATCAGCCACTGTTACAGTCGGACCTCTTTACACTGCCGCCGGAGAAG ACAAGCCATATGCAGCTGCCTATA GTAATGACGTGGCATCAGAGAGGGATAACGTGGACGTGACGGGCTTGGTGGTGGGGGTGTTGTTTGGCTCGGCTGCTGCTGCCTTGCTGGTTCTGGGCGGCTGGTTCGCCCTGAAAAAGTTTTATTGGGCGGGAGGATTACCTCACTCCTTTAACTGA
- the zgc:162608 gene encoding uncharacterized protein zgc:162608, producing the protein MFRKINMHLKVVIFALSFLTTSAYPLRRNTREATWTNSKSNQAHEKTELTKDVDNIYKSHIDSSDLYDQEDHSKNPVAEEMQRKLNMESERLRARLRQELAELRERLSPSPAHLGSTLANMRERLAPLTQQLQSSLSSNTQDLCGQLSLYLQGLETAEVQAEAGPALYQEAFHWISQTLEHSSSKVADFVSDFHTKTIGEMEHLKEISAGEQEAAKSEHWQEISSRLGQEVSSLRMEVQNRVAALKAELAALLESAQPSKAEVTASMERFCQNAALQSQVFQARMERLFEGLEEELEVQVDSSLSPSSSSSSSSSMQPVGYLQEDFLVKLSALIQDILHSV; encoded by the exons ATGTTCAG AAAGATAAACATGCATCTAAAAGTTGTGATCTTCGCTTTGTCATTTTTGACAACTTCAG CATATCCACTCCGCCGTAACACCAGGGAGGCAACATGGACTAATTCAAAGTCCAACCAGGCTCATGAAAAGACAGAACTCACGAAGGATGTGGA TAATATCTACAAGAGCCACATAGACAGCAGTGACCTTTACGACCAAGAAGATCACAGCAAAAACCCCGTGGCAGAAGAGATGCAACGCAAACTCAACATGGAGTCGGAGCGCCTGCGTGCCCGTCTACGCCAAGAGCTGGCCGAACTGCGAGAGAGGCTGTCCCCGTCTCCGGCCCACCTCGGCTCCACCCTGGCCAACATGAGGGAGCGCTTGGCTCCTCTCACCCAGCAGCTCCAGAGCTCTCTCAGCAGCAACACCCAAGACCTGTGCGGCCAGCTGAGCCTCTACCTGCAGGGCCTGGAGACAGCGGAGGTCCAGGCGGAGGCCGGTCCGGCTCTGTACCAGGAAGCCTTCCACTGGATAAGTCAAACCCTGGAGCACAGCAGCTCCAAGGTGGCTGACTTCGTCAGTGACTTCCACACTAAAACCATCGGGGAGATGGAACATCTGAAAGAGATCAGCGCTGGTGAGCAAGAGGCAGCCAAGTCAGAGCACTGGCAGGAAATCAGCTCCAGGTTGGGACAGGAGGTGAGCTCACTGAGGATGGAGGTGCAGAACAGGGTGGCGGCGCTCAAAGCAGAGCTCGCTGCTCTGCTAGAAAGTGCACAGCCCAGCAAGGCTGAAGTGACAGCCAGTATGGAGCGGTTCTGTCAAAATGCAGCGCTGCAGAGCCAAGTGTTTCAGGCCCGCATGGAGAGGCTGTTTGAGGGGCtagaggaggagctggaggtccAGGTAGACTCCAGCctgtctccttcttcttcttcttcgtcctcGTCGTCCATGCAGCCAGTTGGCTATTTGCAGGAGGACTTCTTAGTTAAGCTCTCCGCTCTGATCCAAGACATTCTGCACTCAGTGTAG